The following coding sequences lie in one Onychomys torridus chromosome X, mOncTor1.1, whole genome shotgun sequence genomic window:
- the Psmd10 gene encoding 26S proteasome non-ATPase regulatory subunit 10 isoform X1: MEGCVSNLMICNLAYTGKLDELKEHILADISLATRTDQDSRTALHWACSAGHTEIVEFLLELGVPVNDKDDAGWSPLHIAASAGRDEIVKALLGKGAQVNAVNQNGCTPLHYAASKNRHEIAVMLLEGGANPDAKDHYEATAMHRAAAKGNLKTVHVLLFYKASTNIQDTEGNTPLHLACDEERVEEAKLLVTRGASIYIENKEEKTPLQVAKGGLGLILKRLVES; the protein is encoded by the exons ATGGAGGGGTGTGTGTCTAACCTAATGATCTGCAACCTGGCCTACACCGGGAAGCTGGATGAGTTGAAGGAGCACATTTTGGCCGATATATCTCTAGCTACTAGAACCGATCAG GACAGCAGGACTGCGTTGCACTGGGCATGCTCAGCTGGTCATACAGAAATTGTTGAATTTTTGCTGGAACTTGGAGTGCCAGTGAATGATAAAGATGAC GCAGGCTGGTCTCCACTTCATATTGCTGCTTCTGCTGGCCGGGATGAGATTGTAAAAGCCCTTCTGGGAAAAGGTGCCCAAGTGAATGCTGTCAACCAAAATGGCTGCACTCCCCTCCATTATGCTGCTTCGAAAAATAGGCATGAG ATTGCTGTCATGTTACTAGAAGGTGGGGCTAATCCAGACGCTAAGGACCATTATGAGGCTACAGCAATGCACCGGGCAGCAGCCAAGGGTAACTTGAAGACGGTTCATGTCCTTCTGTTCTACAAAGCATCCACAAATATCCAAGACACTGAGGGTAACACTCCTCT ACACTTAGCCTGTGATGAGGAGAGAGTGGAAGAAGCAAAATTACTGGTGACCCGAGGAGCAAGTATTTACAttgagaataaagaagaaaagacaccCCTGCAAGTGGCCAAGGGTGGCCTGGGTTTAATACTCAAGAGACTTGTAGAAAGTTAA
- the Psmd10 gene encoding 26S proteasome non-ATPase regulatory subunit 10 isoform X2 yields the protein MEGCVSNLMICNLAYTGKLDELKEHILADISLATRTDQDSRTALHWACSAGHTEIVEFLLELGVPVNDKDDAGWSPLHIAASAGRDEIVKALLGKGAQVNAVNQNGCTPLHYAASKNRHEIAVMLLEGGANPDAKDHYEATAMHRAAAKDT from the exons ATGGAGGGGTGTGTGTCTAACCTAATGATCTGCAACCTGGCCTACACCGGGAAGCTGGATGAGTTGAAGGAGCACATTTTGGCCGATATATCTCTAGCTACTAGAACCGATCAG GACAGCAGGACTGCGTTGCACTGGGCATGCTCAGCTGGTCATACAGAAATTGTTGAATTTTTGCTGGAACTTGGAGTGCCAGTGAATGATAAAGATGAC GCAGGCTGGTCTCCACTTCATATTGCTGCTTCTGCTGGCCGGGATGAGATTGTAAAAGCCCTTCTGGGAAAAGGTGCCCAAGTGAATGCTGTCAACCAAAATGGCTGCACTCCCCTCCATTATGCTGCTTCGAAAAATAGGCATGAG ATTGCTGTCATGTTACTAGAAGGTGGGGCTAATCCAGACGCTAAGGACCATTATGAGGCTACAGCAATGCACCGGGCAGCAGCCAAGG ACACTTAG